tcacctgtaaagactaaaccatcaaagtctgtgcatacgactgaaaacatctcagtaaaatcatcaataaaacagacagtgctggggaggtttgaaTATGACTATGTAGAGtttggagggggattgttttagctccattttaaaggaaacatactcaaaagatgaaaacaccccaaatgacaacctcaaagtgaccaaattatctctaaaaactgcacaaacacctccaccctttttatttgctcatgtttcagattcaaatttgaagttcgGTGGAGCTGATttcactagaattgcattacctgtgtttttggttaaaaatataaagtcaagattaaaagaagggATAAAATCATTAATCAAAAATGACGTTACAtgaagatctgacattgagcacagcaagtttcagattactTTCAGTAGGACTAGATGTTATCGTCTTACAGCAAAGGGCGAGCAGGGTTGATGTCAGAATCCTTCATCGTGCTCTATTAGGTGTGAACCCTTTGCTGGGGGAGGTGCTTGTGCTGTTTGGTTTGCGTTTAGTCTAGTCGGCCACACCCAAATGCTATCCTTTCTAAAAGTTTTCTAATGCACAACACAATCGACAAAGTCTCAAATCAGATTATTAGTTTTCTTGTGTAGACTATAAAGAGCTGCATGTGTTCAATTGACAACCGCAACCTCCAAAACCAGCAAAGgtgtgtgaaggtgtgtgtggaggtaGTTAGctttatttgtctttttctaCGTTAGTCTGTGGcttatattttttaatctgtCCTCTTTTTGGGCACAACAATAATGTCCATTTACCCCTGTGTGCACGATCAAACCAGTAGAAAAACAGTGACAGGACCTTCATGGTTCCAGAGCTAAATTTCTCATTTTCCCAttgactttccaaaaaaatcataataatataaaaaaaatttgatTGGTGATTGGGTTTTTCACTCAGTCTTACGTTTTTTTGGGCTTGTTGTGGATACTAGTTACCACGTGGCTGGTGATCCTCCACGATGCCTTTGAGATCTTACTATTTGAATTAAAgtcttaaaataaatgtgtgtgggaaaaattaatggaaaatatATTTCCAGACCAAGAGCAGGCGGTCACTGCTGCGATTCATTAAAGCTTCATTAAAGAGCTCCTTTAAAGCTCCATTAAAGCTCCTTCAAAGCTCCATTAAAGCTGGTAAGTCGCCTTGTTTGTTGCTGCGCATGTGACAGGGAGACACCAGCAGGCTGCATCTTCAAAACCTGATAAACCAGATCACAGTTCTAGCGAATCAGTCTGGGATTTTCCCAGTTTGTTCCTAATGCCATCAAACCGTTTTTGAACAGAAGTATTTCCTTGTAGTCCAGACATGTCACTTATTCCCAATGATGCAGCCAAACACATGAACAGTGTGAGCTCCAGTAAACTGTTATCTAGGCTGCATTCACCTGCAAGTTTTCAGTAAAATACTGTCAAACTCAATATTACTGTTGGGTGTAGGTTTACCAGGAAAAAGGGGATGTGTTATCACTTATAACCACCTTCAGCTTGAGTCTGGTGTGTCCTCATCTGCTCCCCCTGATGGTCAGTGCTGATGAAACAAACTCACTCTTAAAAACTGACACTGCACAAATCGAGACCAGGACCTGTCCGGACCACGGggtccagagaccaggacctGTCCGGACCACGGggtccagagaccaggacctGTCCAGACCACAGGGTCCAAAGACTGGGATGAGACCAAAACCTCTGAGGACCAACACCGAGACAAGACTTTTAAAGGTCGAGACAAGACCATGACCTCCGAGGGTTGAGACAAGACATGGACTTTGAGGGTCGAGACCGAGACAATTTAGTCTTAGTTTTTGCCCTGAGTTTGGTCAGGGCCTTTAATCAGTGCATAATGAGGAGGGGGCTTATGTGCACTTCATGCAGGAGGAGAGTGAAAAGGTCAGGAGCAGCACGCTGAGACCAAAGGCGCTCGAGTCCAAGATGAACCAAGACTGTAAAAAAGGTTCTCGAGGAAGGAGGACTGGTTTGAAATACTACGACACGTGCAATCTGACTACCTGTCATGCCCCAAGAaagaaataatcataataatcaatATGAGGTAATATAATCTCATGCATCTACCAAAATAAATCAGTCAGTTTGCTTAAAACACACTAAACCTTTTACAGCCTGAgactatgtttttaaagagaGCTGGTATTGGGAAATGTGGTCTCCTGGGGCTGCGAGATTTCTATGACCTTGAGCAGCAATCTTTTAAAGTGAAGGGCCTGACAGCTCCTGATATCAAACACTCAGCACAGGCAAGTTACTGCAGAGACTCTCCCAAAACAAGAgaggttaagaaaataaactgtgTATTCTATAAAGTAAAACAGGCAGcggaaatgtatttaaaccttGAAACACTAAACTGTTCAACAGGCACAAGGTCTGACTGATGCCACGGGCAAAAGATGGAAAGTGCTCTCTTGATGACACTGCTGCACAATTACTCAGCGAAATGCCTGTGGGCGACCCCACACACGGCTGTGGGTTTGTAGCACCAGCAGCTCAATACGGTGGCAGCTCAAACTCGTTTCACTCAAACCTGCTCCGTCTTGTGAGGGGTTTGTAACATTTACAGCTTCCAAAAACGTGCCATTGCATCCAGATTACAAATCACCTCTGGCACTGTTCTTTTACTCATTCCTAACATGAACATACTTGCACTCAGTATCACTTCAGGAATCAAGTTTCGTTCAAGTTCTCGTTTTCTGTTGCCACCATCATCTCTGtaaaatattgcattaaacacattCCCACCATATGAGCTGGACGAGCACGTTTTGGTTTTGTGATACCATCTTTGTGTTCCAGGTGCAAAACCGGCCCCTTCTCATGACAGTTTCCCCCCGGGGTAAACCCTGGGGGAGCGCTTAGTATAGACTCTGCCCGGGACAGGTCCTCCAGCCCAACAGACACTGCTCAGATAATATAAAGCTCAACGTTCCAATCTAACACAAATCTGGACAATGTTGGATGACTGTGATGATCTTAGGCTTTGGACAGGTCCTGCCTCATGAAATGTcttaatgtgtaaaaataacccATGACCCATTTTTGTCTTTCAAGTGCAGATGAAATACTTCCTTTTAAACGTTGCCCAAAAGCGATGGAAAAGATCCAGTTGACACTTGCTGCTCCTGTATATCCTGAGGCTTGTTTCAATGCATAACACATAGAAGTTTTCAAGACTTTAATGACACGACACTGCATCGAAAAGTTGATAAAATCTCTTTATTTTACAATGTAACAGCCATTAATTTGTCAGTGTATTTTATTAGACATTTGTGACATAGATTGAGTCACTGTATAAGTCtttatcttcttcttcatcatctgcTTTTTGTTCTTCCAAAAGTTTATCGAGAAGACTGGGAGACTCCTGCTTCTCATGGTCTTCCTCCTCGCTCTGCCCTTCGCTCGGACCTTCCGTCACGGGCTGCAGCGGCGTCCCCAGGATTTGTGAGTCTACGTTTGAGACTTGTGGGTCCAGCTGAGGGATCATCGTGGCCAAAGACATGGAGAGAGGCACGTGGAGCAGAGAAGACCCGCTCAGCGCCGTGGGGCTGGACATGGTGGTCCAGGGCAGGTATGTGAGCCCTGAGTCTGTGTCCATCTGAGGCAGAGGGGTGGGCACTGGAGCCACCGGGAtggtctgaaaaacaaacacataaactacTCACAACTGTCACCATCAGTCTTCATTAGCCTGTTGCTACTGACCTTTACTTTCAACTGTGGTCATTTTTTATAAAGAGTTATACGTTAATTTGACATGAAGCTCTGACGTTGTAGATTATAATCACCGGGACAAATTTCCACTAATTTTACACAGCCTTGTCTTATCAGAACCCTCAGAATTTTGTTAAACTTGCTTCTGTGTGCTGAAAAAGTGTTGCGATTTATCTTGATTTCTGCACTTATTTGGGACAGAAATCAgagaaattacttttttttattatattcttGCACTTTTAATTAGATCAGCCATTTAATAACTGAGAATTACTGAATCACTGTGCGCCAACATCATCAAATTATCACTTTTTATCGCCATATCCCGCTAAGCTCTAGCACTTACCCCAAAGTTCGTAAGCAGAGGAGCGTGGGTGTAGGTCAGCATGGTGTAGCTGGGGCACAGGGTCTGCATGTAGAGGTCCGTGCCCGTGGACAGGGCGGTGGCGACGGAGTAGGACTGGCTCGGAGCTAGGCCGTCCTGGGGGCTGCAGTCGGGGGCAGACCAGGGCAGGAGAGAAGGCTGGACGGAGCAACTGGAGGCTGGCACCGCCCTCCACCCAGAGCATCCTTCACTGAGCGCTGCAGGAGACTCAGAGCTGGAGAACAGACCTGGGGATGTGAGACAAAAGTCGTGATAGATGCTTTGGTTCAGTTAGTTGTGGTGTAAGTTTGAGTCAAATAAAGTTGAAGATATTTTGgagatatttgtattttttacaggTTGGTATTGGTATGTTCTCCATGTTATTTAGCTTAtttaaaatacactgcctggccaaaaaaaggcACTTCAACCAATTATTAGAgtgtgtgatcttttttttggtggcgaaaTTTTTTAGGCAGTGTCGTTTTTTAATGAATCTCTACAAAAGTGTCGTTATGGCTGTTATACGGCTCAGGAATAATCAGATATTGAAGCAACAGATTCCAGAAAGTGTCCTCGTGGGTCATCTGGGAGGTCACGTTGTTTTACTAGAGGCAGAAGAGTTATGTAGAATTCAAATATTGTTTCTACATTACACCTGTaaggctgatttattcttattctttatTCAACCCAAAACACGCACCTAAAGGACGTGTCTCTAATCTGAAACCTCACTGGCTGAACGCTCGCTCCTGCAGACTGTCTAATAGATATAAGTGCCCTCTCTTTATTTTATCTTGGGGGCGTTGTTTATATAACTTTGTACATGTCTGTAGTTGTACCTTGGCTGATGGAAGGCCCCACCTcctgaaacagaaaaaagaacagattaaaaataacaacaatggACAACTGTGTCCATAACAGACGAGTGTAGCTTTAGACTGTGGTGTAAATAAGACAAACTGCACTGACTCTGAAGCGTCTGGACAGGTGTAAGAAGCACCGCTGATTATTCTGagattaaaatgttattttctaTAGAGTCTGCTTTGAAAAATCTGTATGAAGGAATAAAGAATCACACATTTTACGACTGACATTGTCACACAACcattgaaaacacacaaaaacagtaaaaaagccTCGAGTCTTAAtcgaccaggacaaaacatgttcaaaccTGACGATCTGAACACACTATAATCATATAAACCAATTATTAGAGCTACCGCTGTGTAGGAAACAAAGGAGAGTATTTGAAGTTGAAATTACAGCTTTCCGATTGCTCTCGTAATTGTTGGGATTGCGTAAAAGGAGGTGTCTTCTCCTGAAGGCACAACGGACACCTGACATGAGCCGTCCATTTAAACGAGGCCTTCAGATGTGGAGCAGACTCATAAACTCATAAACACGACTGTATGATTGCTCTTTGCACTTTCCCCAAATGGTTTAAAAGACGATTTAAGCTTTTTGTTTTGACGTctaagaaaatatttgtct
This Periophthalmus magnuspinnatus isolate fPerMag1 chromosome 13, fPerMag1.2.pri, whole genome shotgun sequence DNA region includes the following protein-coding sequences:
- the LOC117380434 gene encoding POU domain class 2-associating factor 1, translated to MLWDKSQPAAEVRSRPYQGVRVKDPVRELLRRKRTAAPPTSKTTAPTVEVGPSISQGLFSSSESPAALSEGCSGWRAVPASSCSVQPSLLPWSAPDCSPQDGLAPSQSYSVATALSTGTDLYMQTLCPSYTMLTYTHAPLLTNFGTIPVAPVPTPLPQMDTDSGLTYLPWTTMSSPTALSGSSLLHVPLSMSLATMIPQLDPQVSNVDSQILGTPLQPVTEGPSEGQSEEEDHEKQESPSLLDKLLEEQKADDEEEDKDLYSDSIYVTNV